From a region of the Tenggerimyces flavus genome:
- a CDS encoding DUF6923 family protein — MRRFPLLSVLLLLTLALIQTPAQAAADPIEDLGTPLTSLTIMTGAVGREADGSDVVYAVPAGENARLNIVDLHSRQLKRSIPLPGASGSWAVTVASDGRVYVGSYANARLYRYDPATTQVTDLGSPIPGEQYVYGLSAGENGVIFGGTYPNTHAFKFDPATGQTTDYGTIAGTEKYTRATAYDPVQKVLFAGLLSPKARLIRIDTTTGEKREITPAGLTGSGFSDMNYVDGKIFAQVDNQIYVIDAVTGELVSFEDPSGATVQRYPIIARGVSPASNGAVYFTATAYAITRYDLATNTLSTVMSGGQPVSLGRGAAIGYGWITEDGGPKLYGLAGNYAAGTFRFDPASSALEVWTSPFEYVPAPLENVLADPTTGKVYVNAFLNGSTVVYDPATGGSTATTKLGQTEGWAWGPNGKIYVGTYPNGQLSEWDPTTGTNRVLFALEATHHQNRPVAVLPSGGKLFVGTTPGYGLYGGALTFYDLATGQLDVHRDIVTDQTIASLLPLDGKIWAGSSTDAGQGADPRATEARLFLFDPATQQKTAEYTPVPGARSINELTIGHDGRIWGLADGTVFVFDPATRKVVRKLTVFTAPASAQDGALLWRDGYLYGTSAGRLFVVDSLAGKAKVLRTSGLLRLDATPDGRMYTLLRVAGETELSHLGRFTPPADKCPNSDLRATVWRHGVDSRVPNRFVRDGCTLADLIRG; from the coding sequence TTGCGCAGGTTCCCGCTCCTTTCCGTCCTTCTCCTCCTCACCCTCGCCCTCATCCAGACGCCGGCTCAGGCAGCCGCGGATCCGATCGAGGACCTCGGCACTCCCTTGACCTCGTTGACGATCATGACCGGAGCCGTCGGCCGCGAGGCCGACGGCTCCGACGTCGTCTACGCGGTCCCGGCGGGTGAGAACGCCCGCCTCAACATCGTCGATCTCCATTCCCGGCAGCTCAAACGCTCCATCCCGCTGCCCGGCGCGTCCGGCTCGTGGGCGGTCACCGTGGCGAGCGACGGCCGCGTGTACGTCGGCAGCTACGCCAACGCGCGCCTCTACCGCTACGACCCGGCGACCACCCAGGTCACCGACCTCGGCTCGCCGATCCCCGGCGAGCAGTACGTCTACGGCCTGTCCGCCGGCGAGAACGGCGTGATCTTCGGCGGTACGTACCCGAACACGCACGCGTTCAAGTTCGACCCCGCGACCGGCCAGACCACCGACTACGGCACGATCGCCGGCACCGAGAAGTACACTCGCGCGACCGCGTACGACCCGGTCCAGAAGGTGCTGTTCGCCGGCCTGCTCTCCCCCAAGGCCCGGCTGATCCGGATCGACACCACGACCGGTGAGAAGCGCGAGATCACCCCGGCAGGACTGACCGGCAGCGGTTTCTCGGACATGAACTACGTCGACGGCAAGATCTTCGCCCAGGTCGACAACCAGATCTACGTGATCGACGCCGTGACGGGCGAGCTCGTCTCGTTCGAGGACCCGAGCGGCGCCACCGTGCAGCGCTATCCGATCATCGCGCGCGGCGTCTCGCCGGCCAGCAACGGCGCGGTGTACTTCACCGCCACCGCGTACGCGATCACCCGCTACGACCTCGCGACCAACACGCTGTCGACGGTGATGTCCGGCGGGCAGCCGGTCTCGCTCGGCCGCGGCGCGGCGATCGGGTACGGCTGGATCACCGAGGACGGCGGGCCCAAGCTGTACGGGCTGGCCGGCAACTACGCCGCGGGCACGTTCCGCTTCGACCCGGCCAGCAGCGCGCTCGAGGTGTGGACGTCGCCGTTCGAGTATGTGCCAGCCCCGCTGGAGAACGTGCTCGCCGACCCCACCACGGGGAAGGTGTACGTCAACGCGTTCCTCAACGGCTCGACCGTCGTCTACGACCCGGCGACCGGCGGGTCCACCGCGACGACGAAGCTCGGCCAGACCGAGGGCTGGGCGTGGGGACCGAACGGCAAGATCTACGTCGGCACCTATCCCAACGGCCAGCTGTCGGAGTGGGACCCCACCACCGGAACCAACCGCGTGCTGTTCGCGCTCGAGGCGACGCACCACCAGAACCGCCCGGTCGCGGTGCTGCCGTCAGGCGGCAAGCTCTTCGTCGGCACGACGCCGGGCTACGGCCTGTACGGCGGCGCGTTGACCTTCTACGACCTCGCCACCGGCCAGCTCGACGTCCACCGCGACATCGTCACGGACCAGACCATCGCCTCGCTGCTGCCGCTGGACGGCAAGATCTGGGCCGGCTCCAGCACCGACGCCGGACAGGGTGCCGACCCGCGGGCGACCGAGGCGCGGCTGTTCCTGTTCGACCCCGCGACGCAGCAGAAGACCGCCGAGTACACGCCCGTCCCCGGCGCCCGCAGCATCAACGAGCTGACCATCGGCCACGACGGCCGGATCTGGGGCCTCGCCGACGGCACCGTGTTCGTGTTCGATCCGGCGACCCGCAAGGTCGTCCGCAAGCTCACAGTGTTCACCGCCCCGGCGAGCGCCCAGGACGGCGCGCTGCTGTGGCGCGACGGCTACCTCTACGGCACGTCCGCGGGGCGGCTGTTCGTCGTGGACTCCCTTGCGGGGAAGGCGAAAGTACTGCGGACCAGCGGGTTGCTCAGGCTCGACGCGACGCCCGACGGACGCATGTACACGCTGCTCCGCGTTGCCGGCGAGACCGAGCTGAGTCACCTCGGTCGCTTCACCCCGCCGGCCGACAAGTGTCCGAACTCCGACCTCCGCGCGACGGTGTGGCGGCACGGAGTCGACAGCAGGGTTCCCAACAGGTTCGTCCGGGACGGCTGCACGCTGGCCGACCTGATCCGAGGATGA
- a CDS encoding carbohydrate ABC transporter permease: protein MRRDGSAIALVFVLPYVLLFLIFRIGPAIAGMLLSLTKYKITGDIEWKGTDNFQRLFADPLFWNALRVTLVYTLIAVPLTVLVSLGMAQLCARSVRGIRVYRALYFLPVITSLITSGVIWQWIYSGNGPLNWLFGTIGVGPIPWLSDGSMVLPSLSLMSVWTRFGYDMLILLAGLLAIPREYTEAAMVDGASAWSRFWHITLPQLKPALFFVVVLEIIQSFQVFDVIYVMTGGGPVRSSYSLVFFLYDQGFHYFDFGYASAAGVILFAITLVISLAQRRLFREDK from the coding sequence ATGCGCCGCGACGGTTCGGCGATCGCGTTGGTGTTCGTCCTGCCGTACGTCCTGCTCTTTCTGATCTTCCGCATCGGCCCGGCCATCGCCGGCATGCTGCTCTCCCTCACCAAGTACAAGATCACCGGCGACATCGAATGGAAGGGCACGGACAACTTCCAACGCCTGTTCGCCGATCCGCTGTTCTGGAACGCGCTCCGCGTCACCCTCGTCTACACGCTGATCGCGGTCCCGCTGACCGTCCTCGTCTCGCTCGGCATGGCCCAGCTCTGCGCGAGATCGGTCCGTGGCATCCGCGTCTACCGCGCGCTGTACTTCCTCCCGGTGATCACCAGCCTCATCACCAGCGGCGTGATCTGGCAGTGGATCTACTCCGGCAACGGCCCGCTCAACTGGCTGTTCGGCACCATCGGCGTCGGCCCCATCCCCTGGCTCTCGGACGGCTCGATGGTGCTGCCGTCGCTGTCGCTGATGAGCGTGTGGACGCGGTTCGGGTACGACATGCTGATCCTGCTCGCCGGCCTCCTCGCGATCCCGCGCGAGTACACCGAGGCCGCGATGGTCGACGGTGCGTCGGCCTGGTCGCGGTTCTGGCACATCACGCTGCCGCAGCTCAAACCCGCGCTGTTCTTCGTCGTCGTCCTCGAGATCATCCAGTCGTTCCAGGTCTTCGACGTGATCTACGTGATGACCGGTGGCGGGCCGGTCCGGTCCAGCTACTCGCTCGTGTTCTTCCTGTACGACCAGGGCTTCCACTACTTCGACTTCGGCTACGCGAGTGCGGCCGGCGTCATCCTGTTCGCGATCACGCTGGTGATCTCGCTCGCACAGCGGCGACTCTTCCGGGAGGACAAGTGA
- a CDS encoding heparinase II/III domain-containing protein — MSLDGGVVLPAERGGWWHAYVCPVHGGELVHARLLDGSFPKDGAACPHGCLIDTPAVRGAWAALAHQACARRIRLLGDEQPATAVGLLVEYAELHASLTNAGQHEQAASWMLRGRLFHQALSEAIWAVSVGHAAWTLASLGTAGLEPVLPMLDALAAAAVEARAELVGQGKFSSNYTAWLTAAEIVTSTAAGLIRGEVVERDWTTLYDHVLAATGDDGWEWEGSTYYHGFVLRAYLLTLRGVAPASLPEPVGNRLAAMIAVLTGIASPGGVLPALHDGPYERPATEEEWVELRWLADQFAGGLVDGWFGGPPRPAAEVPSTFGDVGYLVVRAGGVHAVLDAGPHGGSHGHLDKLSLYLYGDRTPWQPDPGQVPYASPLRAHYKSTDAHPAFRVDGLEQDECAGTLAGDVARCDSAYDGVSATRQLIRGDGYLVDVLRITADRERRLTALLRPGTEFEAVALPDGVVRTRWSGAEELTGWHVSSLPASFSVGSGFGMADDPQRFRSWVDWSADGEAVTFVSVYQAAGVAPKVTGIRLDGSDLAVERAGHEGSIHRTGVS; from the coding sequence ATGAGTCTTGACGGTGGTGTCGTCCTTCCCGCCGAGCGCGGTGGCTGGTGGCATGCGTACGTGTGCCCCGTCCACGGGGGCGAGCTGGTGCACGCGCGACTGCTGGACGGGTCGTTCCCCAAGGACGGCGCGGCCTGTCCGCACGGGTGCCTGATCGATACTCCCGCTGTCCGTGGGGCGTGGGCGGCGTTGGCGCATCAGGCCTGTGCGCGACGGATCCGCTTGCTGGGCGACGAGCAACCCGCTACTGCCGTCGGACTGCTCGTCGAGTACGCGGAGCTGCATGCCTCGTTGACGAACGCCGGCCAGCACGAGCAGGCCGCGTCGTGGATGCTGCGCGGGCGGCTGTTCCACCAGGCGCTGAGCGAGGCGATCTGGGCGGTGTCGGTCGGGCACGCCGCGTGGACGCTCGCCTCGCTCGGCACGGCCGGGCTCGAGCCGGTGCTGCCGATGCTCGACGCGCTCGCCGCCGCGGCCGTCGAGGCGCGGGCGGAGCTGGTCGGGCAGGGCAAGTTCAGCTCGAACTACACGGCCTGGCTGACAGCTGCCGAGATCGTCACGTCGACCGCCGCCGGCTTGATCCGCGGCGAGGTCGTCGAGCGGGACTGGACGACGCTGTACGACCACGTCCTCGCGGCCACGGGCGACGACGGCTGGGAATGGGAGGGCAGCACCTACTACCACGGGTTCGTGCTGCGCGCGTACCTGCTCACCTTGCGCGGAGTCGCACCTGCTTCGCTGCCTGAGCCGGTGGGCAATCGGCTTGCCGCGATGATCGCGGTGCTTACGGGCATCGCTTCGCCGGGCGGGGTCCTGCCGGCGTTGCACGACGGGCCGTACGAACGTCCCGCCACCGAGGAGGAGTGGGTCGAGCTGCGTTGGCTCGCCGACCAGTTCGCCGGTGGGCTTGTCGACGGGTGGTTCGGCGGCCCACCACGGCCGGCGGCGGAGGTGCCGTCGACGTTCGGCGATGTCGGCTATCTGGTCGTCCGAGCCGGCGGCGTCCACGCGGTGCTGGACGCCGGTCCGCACGGTGGATCTCACGGACACCTCGACAAGCTTTCGCTTTACCTGTATGGCGATCGGACTCCCTGGCAGCCCGACCCTGGCCAGGTGCCGTACGCGAGCCCGCTCCGCGCGCACTACAAATCCACCGACGCGCATCCGGCGTTCCGCGTCGACGGCCTCGAGCAGGACGAGTGCGCCGGCACGCTGGCCGGCGACGTCGCGCGGTGCGACTCGGCGTACGACGGGGTCAGCGCGACGAGGCAGCTGATCCGCGGCGACGGCTACCTGGTCGACGTCCTCCGGATCACGGCCGACCGCGAGCGCCGGCTGACGGCTCTGTTGCGGCCGGGCACGGAGTTCGAGGCCGTCGCCCTGCCTGACGGTGTCGTTCGTACCCGCTGGAGCGGCGCGGAGGAGCTGACCGGCTGGCACGTCAGCTCGTTGCCGGCTTCGTTCAGCGTGGGTTCGGGATTCGGCATGGCGGACGATCCGCAGCGGTTCCGTTCGTGGGTCGACTGGTCGGCCGACGGCGAGGCGGTGACGTTCGTCTCGGTCTACCAAGCCGCGGGGGTCGCACCGAAGGTCACGGGGATCCGGTTGGACGGCTCAGACCTGGCGGTCGAGCGAGCCGGCCACGAAGGCAGCATCCATCGGACAGGAGTCTCGTGA
- a CDS encoding NosD domain-containing protein: MKRSILIAVVALVAALTAAPAWAATSYYVSPSGDDAQAGTSSATAFRTLQKAFDVAPRGSTIRLAPGTYLQDAITRHSGVRVTGPASAVLKGGGGARILQVQHDDITLDGFTIDGLHGAADSKDGYRDKLIYAMSAVAGDGVAGLTIRGMTLLNAGGECVRLRYLITGTEVSGNRIRGCGVHDFVFNDGGKNGEAIYIGTAPEQQGANGAPDARPDVSRDNRVFGNVIDTQGNECVDIKENSTANVVEANICTGQKDPQSAGFDARGSGNTFRYNISRDNLGAGIRFGGDTPTDGTNNDAYGNVITGNAAGGIKFQATPQARVCGNAMSANTGGNAVGTYASAFTPTAPCPY, from the coding sequence ATGAAGCGCAGCATTCTGATCGCGGTGGTCGCACTGGTCGCGGCTCTGACCGCCGCGCCCGCGTGGGCGGCGACCTCGTACTACGTCAGCCCGTCGGGCGACGACGCTCAGGCCGGCACGTCGTCGGCAACAGCCTTTCGTACGCTGCAGAAGGCGTTCGACGTCGCTCCTCGTGGCTCGACGATCCGGCTCGCGCCCGGTACGTACCTGCAGGACGCGATCACGCGGCACTCCGGTGTGCGTGTGACCGGCCCGGCGAGCGCTGTGCTCAAGGGCGGCGGCGGTGCCCGCATCCTGCAGGTCCAGCACGACGACATCACGCTGGACGGGTTCACGATCGACGGGCTGCACGGCGCGGCGGACAGCAAGGACGGCTACCGCGACAAGCTGATCTACGCGATGAGCGCGGTCGCCGGCGATGGCGTTGCTGGGTTGACGATTCGGGGCATGACGTTGCTCAACGCGGGTGGCGAGTGCGTGCGGCTGCGCTACCTCATCACCGGCACCGAGGTCAGCGGCAACCGGATCCGCGGCTGTGGTGTGCACGACTTCGTCTTCAACGACGGCGGCAAGAACGGCGAGGCGATTTACATCGGCACCGCGCCGGAACAGCAGGGCGCGAACGGCGCGCCGGACGCGCGGCCGGACGTCAGCCGCGACAACCGCGTGTTCGGCAACGTGATCGACACGCAAGGCAACGAGTGCGTGGACATCAAGGAGAACTCGACCGCGAACGTCGTCGAGGCCAACATCTGCACCGGTCAGAAGGACCCGCAGTCCGCCGGCTTCGACGCCCGCGGCTCGGGCAACACGTTCCGCTACAACATCTCGCGCGACAACCTCGGCGCCGGCATCCGCTTCGGCGGCGACACCCCGACCGACGGGACGAACAACGACGCGTACGGCAACGTGATCACCGGCAACGCGGCCGGCGGCATCAAGTTCCAAGCGACACCCCAGGCCCGCGTCTGCGGCAACGCCATGTCCGCCAACACCGGCGGCAACGCCGTCGGCACCTACGCCAGCGCCTTCACCCCCACCGCCCCCTGTCCATACTGA
- a CDS encoding carbohydrate ABC transporter permease, translating into MSIALSRQTRPRPARRRRHPSRSSLWAHLPLALVALVTIFPFYVMVVLSLQHGKPLTLPSSLFPTRIDLGAYVEALASSDILGWAGNTLVYSLVSVALVLVFASIAAYAFAKKRFFGREVMFWSFIAMLMVPYHLTLIPQFILVSKLGLLDTMTGLIVPTLANAQALFLMRQFILGIPDELIEAAKIDGAGELRIFFQIVLPQCKPIMATLGVFIFLWHWNDFLWPLVATRSPDNYVLTVGLYSLQAKDVSLAVTMAAAVVTFLPILFVYLLLQRYFVRGVTLSGLK; encoded by the coding sequence GTGAGCATCGCGCTCTCCCGGCAAACCCGGCCGAGGCCGGCCAGGCGACGACGCCACCCGAGCCGATCGTCGCTGTGGGCGCATCTCCCACTGGCACTCGTCGCGCTCGTGACGATCTTCCCGTTCTACGTGATGGTCGTCCTGTCTCTCCAGCACGGGAAGCCGCTGACCCTCCCGTCGTCACTGTTCCCGACCAGGATCGACCTCGGCGCGTACGTGGAAGCCCTTGCCAGCAGCGACATTCTCGGCTGGGCCGGCAACACGCTCGTCTACTCCCTCGTCTCGGTCGCCCTCGTCCTGGTGTTCGCGTCCATCGCCGCGTACGCGTTCGCGAAGAAGCGCTTCTTCGGCCGAGAGGTGATGTTCTGGTCGTTCATCGCGATGCTGATGGTGCCGTACCACCTGACGCTGATCCCGCAGTTCATCCTGGTCTCCAAGCTCGGGCTGCTCGACACGATGACCGGGCTGATCGTGCCCACGCTCGCGAACGCGCAGGCGTTGTTCCTGATGCGGCAGTTCATCCTCGGCATCCCGGACGAGCTCATCGAGGCCGCGAAGATCGACGGCGCCGGCGAGCTCCGGATCTTCTTCCAGATCGTCCTTCCGCAGTGCAAGCCGATCATGGCGACCCTCGGCGTCTTCATCTTCCTGTGGCACTGGAACGACTTCCTCTGGCCACTGGTCGCGACCCGCTCCCCCGACAACTACGTGTTGACAGTCGGGCTCTACAGCCTGCAAGCCAAGGACGTCTCGCTGGCTGTCACGATGGCCGCCGCCGTCGTGACGTTCCTCCCGATCCTCTTCGTCTATCTGTTGTTGCAGCGGTACTTCGTCCGCGGCGTCACGTTGAGCGGACTCAAATAA
- a CDS encoding PQQ-like beta-propeller repeat protein, with amino-acid sequence MGRRMRSWRKLLIIGVALAAGLSATAAVAPAAITPTTPQWWNRGTIPLYSTTAAGGETARMPDGTVRTYLAFSGKPAYLAEIDTLTKKVLRMLPLYVPGPPSGEVPADIGAQGAWGVSIDKRGTVYVSTYGYGHVYRLPWKANAVEDLGRPSPRTSFTWEGDADERGVFYFGTTEGFGAAPLPPGKLFGWDPTTRQYRDYGDFGAKFLYVRSVEAAGGKIYAGLGQTTGFWQVDPRTGKRVEIQPPPGMPTDKYTYQMEDEGGYLYILFAGGTTEQVGWVLDLKTLQWKWRIPGYMGQTITQADDEGRVYFNVNSELHLFDPRDGTLTPTGFKGGPEQADKGGVGAGKALARLTDKRVGHELIYGSTGGGDMWTYDPATKQGTFAYADGLVGTPTAPRSLAKGPDGRVYGGGYFQGGLVAYDPKTTKWTEYIFKHQIEGMSQHNGKMYFGVYPNAQLWEYDPAQPFGDANPKKLFELKDEGQERPWTVVSAGPYVAIGTSPKNTQDNGAVTLYDPATGQRRTWNSGLVEGANQISALTYKDGVIYGGSLGCCNPSDNSKHPGQVFALDATSGQVLWRSTPLPEEQGVSGLTFDGQGRLFGLTYGTVFEISPTNGALIRSVQQFAYNWATVTGFQPRAGNMAYDPGDGAIYATNGRTRRIDPDTLVDVGPNYVTGFADVSPGPNKFYVQSGLLLEVKWY; translated from the coding sequence ATGGGTAGGCGAATGCGTTCCTGGCGCAAGCTGCTGATCATCGGAGTGGCGCTCGCGGCGGGCCTTTCGGCCACCGCTGCCGTCGCTCCCGCAGCAATCACTCCTACGACGCCGCAGTGGTGGAACCGCGGCACGATCCCGCTCTATTCGACCACCGCGGCGGGCGGTGAGACCGCGCGGATGCCGGACGGCACCGTACGGACGTACCTCGCGTTCAGCGGCAAACCCGCGTATCTCGCGGAGATCGACACGCTGACCAAGAAGGTCCTGCGGATGCTGCCGCTGTACGTGCCCGGACCGCCGTCCGGTGAGGTGCCGGCAGACATCGGGGCGCAGGGCGCGTGGGGTGTGTCGATCGACAAGCGCGGCACGGTGTACGTGAGCACGTACGGCTACGGCCACGTGTATCGCCTGCCCTGGAAGGCGAACGCGGTCGAGGACCTCGGTCGTCCGTCGCCGCGCACGAGCTTCACCTGGGAGGGCGACGCCGACGAACGTGGCGTCTTCTACTTCGGCACCACCGAGGGCTTCGGCGCCGCTCCGCTGCCGCCCGGCAAGCTGTTCGGCTGGGATCCGACGACGCGGCAGTACCGCGACTACGGCGACTTCGGCGCGAAGTTCCTGTACGTGCGCTCGGTCGAGGCCGCCGGCGGCAAGATCTACGCCGGCCTCGGGCAGACGACCGGGTTCTGGCAGGTGGACCCGAGGACGGGCAAGCGGGTGGAGATCCAGCCGCCTCCGGGGATGCCGACGGACAAGTACACGTACCAGATGGAGGACGAGGGCGGCTATCTCTACATCCTGTTCGCCGGCGGGACGACCGAGCAGGTCGGCTGGGTCCTGGACCTGAAGACGCTGCAGTGGAAGTGGCGGATCCCCGGCTACATGGGGCAGACGATCACGCAGGCCGACGACGAGGGCCGGGTCTACTTCAACGTCAACAGCGAGTTGCACCTGTTCGACCCGCGGGACGGCACGTTGACGCCGACCGGCTTCAAGGGCGGACCCGAGCAGGCCGACAAGGGCGGCGTCGGCGCCGGCAAGGCGCTCGCGCGGCTGACCGACAAGCGGGTCGGGCACGAGCTGATCTACGGCTCGACCGGCGGCGGGGACATGTGGACGTACGACCCGGCCACGAAGCAGGGCACGTTCGCGTACGCCGACGGCCTGGTCGGGACGCCGACTGCTCCACGCTCGTTGGCGAAAGGCCCCGACGGTCGCGTCTACGGCGGCGGCTACTTCCAGGGCGGCCTCGTCGCGTACGACCCGAAGACGACGAAGTGGACCGAGTACATCTTCAAGCACCAGATCGAGGGCATGAGCCAGCACAACGGGAAGATGTACTTCGGCGTCTACCCGAACGCGCAGCTGTGGGAGTACGACCCGGCCCAGCCGTTCGGCGACGCGAACCCGAAGAAGCTGTTCGAGCTCAAAGACGAGGGTCAGGAACGGCCCTGGACCGTGGTCAGCGCTGGTCCGTACGTCGCGATCGGCACGTCGCCGAAGAACACCCAGGACAACGGGGCGGTCACGTTGTACGACCCCGCGACCGGCCAGCGGCGCACCTGGAACTCGGGTCTGGTCGAGGGCGCGAACCAGATCTCGGCGTTGACCTACAAGGACGGCGTGATCTACGGCGGCTCGCTCGGCTGCTGCAACCCGTCCGACAACTCCAAGCACCCCGGGCAGGTGTTCGCGCTCGACGCGACCTCCGGCCAGGTGTTGTGGCGGTCGACGCCGCTGCCGGAGGAGCAGGGCGTGAGCGGGTTGACGTTCGACGGCCAGGGCCGGCTGTTCGGGCTGACGTACGGAACGGTGTTCGAGATCTCGCCGACCAACGGCGCGCTGATCCGTTCGGTCCAGCAGTTCGCGTACAACTGGGCGACGGTGACGGGCTTCCAGCCGCGCGCGGGGAACATGGCGTACGACCCGGGCGACGGCGCGATCTACGCGACCAACGGGCGGACCCGGCGGATCGACCCGGACACCCTGGTGGACGTGGGCCCGAACTACGTGACGGGCTTCGCCGACGTGTCACCGGGACCGAACAAGTTCTACGTCCAGAGCGGGTTGCTACTCGAGGTCAAATGGTACTAG
- a CDS encoding ABC transporter substrate-binding protein, with protein sequence MRIGRVVAVALAGVLATVATACGSSGNEAVPQNPDEVSGKVTMWIYPIGGDLENTWWQPKVAEFKKKFAKVDVEVVVQPWANRDEQLTTAIAGGKAPDVVYLIPDQVSQYADTGALADVSDVIAEDKDDFRANALQAMTYEDKLYGVPLLMSVTTTMVNKKAMADAGITEIPQTWDDLLAAAPKLKAKGYYATTYQADPTATLNLSFYPLLWQAGGEVLSEDGKKAAFNSDEGVKALEFVKKLVDGGFTPKEALTAVLPVETSPFGQGKVGLTISTASSDLSAYKLPRENYEIGAPLKDVKAVGYGTVGGLAVLDSAKDAAAAKAWVQWVTSTEEMKEFDKSRKYFPPRKSVGALFDDDQLAGTEEKYLDDMRPGVISPQGRALMDLIKPHLQAALLGKVAPKEALDAAAQEVDALLARS encoded by the coding sequence ATGCGGATCGGTCGTGTCGTCGCGGTTGCGCTGGCCGGCGTTCTGGCCACAGTTGCCACTGCCTGTGGGTCGAGCGGCAACGAAGCTGTCCCGCAGAATCCGGACGAGGTCTCCGGCAAGGTCACGATGTGGATCTATCCCATCGGCGGCGACCTGGAGAACACCTGGTGGCAGCCGAAGGTCGCGGAGTTCAAGAAGAAGTTCGCGAAGGTCGACGTCGAGGTCGTCGTCCAGCCGTGGGCGAACCGCGACGAGCAGCTCACCACCGCGATCGCCGGCGGGAAGGCTCCGGACGTCGTCTACCTGATCCCCGACCAGGTCTCGCAGTACGCCGACACCGGCGCGCTCGCGGACGTGTCGGACGTGATCGCCGAGGACAAGGACGACTTCCGTGCGAACGCGCTGCAGGCGATGACGTACGAGGACAAGCTCTACGGCGTCCCGTTGCTGATGTCGGTCACCACCACGATGGTGAACAAGAAGGCCATGGCGGATGCCGGGATCACCGAGATCCCGCAGACCTGGGACGACCTGCTCGCGGCCGCGCCGAAGCTCAAGGCCAAGGGCTACTACGCGACCACCTACCAGGCCGACCCCACCGCCACGCTGAACCTGTCGTTCTACCCGCTGCTCTGGCAGGCGGGCGGCGAGGTCCTCAGCGAGGACGGCAAGAAGGCGGCGTTCAACTCCGACGAAGGCGTCAAGGCGCTCGAGTTCGTGAAGAAGCTCGTCGACGGCGGGTTCACGCCGAAGGAGGCGCTCACCGCCGTCCTGCCGGTCGAGACCAGCCCGTTCGGCCAGGGCAAGGTCGGCCTGACGATCTCCACGGCCTCGTCGGACCTCTCGGCCTACAAGCTGCCCAGAGAGAACTACGAGATCGGCGCGCCGCTCAAGGACGTCAAGGCAGTCGGGTACGGAACGGTCGGTGGACTCGCCGTCCTCGACTCCGCGAAGGACGCCGCCGCGGCCAAGGCCTGGGTCCAGTGGGTCACCTCCACGGAGGAGATGAAGGAGTTCGACAAGTCCCGCAAGTACTTCCCGCCGCGCAAGTCGGTCGGTGCCCTGTTCGACGACGACCAGCTCGCCGGCACCGAGGAGAAGTACCTCGACGACATGCGGCCCGGCGTCATCAGCCCGCAGGGACGCGCGCTGATGGACCTGATCAAGCCCCACCTCCAGGCAGCCCTGCTCGGCAAGGTCGCGCCGAAGGAAGCACTTGACGCGGCCGCCCAAGAGGTCGATGCGCTGCTCGCCCGCAGCTGA
- a CDS encoding DUF2188 domain-containing protein, whose product MAKRITFRVTPKGNQWQVVPARAGAAALYADKDRAVREASGHAREIQPSRVVIYTRGGAVETEYTFENEPLHQHRSDRVGWSQPPGRLVS is encoded by the coding sequence ATGGCCAAGCGGATCACGTTTCGGGTGACGCCAAAGGGCAACCAGTGGCAGGTCGTCCCGGCACGAGCCGGGGCGGCCGCCCTCTACGCGGACAAGGACCGCGCCGTCCGCGAGGCAAGCGGCCACGCGCGCGAGATCCAGCCCAGCCGCGTGGTCATCTACACCCGCGGCGGCGCGGTCGAGACCGAGTACACGTTCGAGAACGAGCCGCTCCACCAGCACCGAAGCGACCGGGTCGGCTGGTCCCAGCCGCCCGGCCGCCTCGTCTCCTAG